The following proteins are encoded in a genomic region of Stutzerimonas balearica DSM 6083:
- a CDS encoding DUF4123 domain-containing protein: MSRDFLLLDGVLRQDALRWLYGAGEPIEVIPLYNGTRWDGVKELGPILVGLDSHSSLLGEWRSSLNLQRQASKLQSSATLNDVADHLSQFITITDNLGSYSLFRFADPLVSSYWLGSYSPSAYESLLGPISEWLVALPPPNWAPSQSGEWQSYRPQTNSHKLKGKLNHLADDQVQALEQAYRRSFKERLYGWLIEDYPQTLSSLGEQERGQWLEQRLFDAEAWGLVSERSIAIWLERCACWGDDFATRSDSPYQAWLARTPGVQNLAPEQRIQALDEDCLAG, encoded by the coding sequence ATGAGCCGAGACTTCCTGCTCCTAGACGGCGTGCTTCGTCAGGACGCGCTGCGGTGGCTTTATGGGGCCGGCGAGCCTATCGAGGTCATTCCACTCTACAACGGCACCCGCTGGGACGGCGTCAAAGAACTCGGTCCAATTCTGGTTGGGCTGGACAGCCATTCGTCCTTGCTGGGTGAATGGCGAAGCAGCCTCAACCTTCAGCGCCAGGCCAGCAAACTACAAAGTTCGGCAACGCTGAACGATGTCGCCGATCACCTGAGCCAGTTCATTACCATTACGGACAATTTAGGCAGCTACAGCCTCTTCCGTTTCGCTGATCCGCTGGTGAGCTCGTACTGGCTGGGCAGCTATTCCCCATCTGCTTATGAAAGCCTTCTGGGCCCCATAAGCGAATGGCTCGTAGCCTTACCCCCGCCTAACTGGGCTCCCTCGCAGTCCGGCGAATGGCAGTCCTATCGCCCACAGACCAACAGCCACAAATTGAAGGGCAAGCTCAACCATCTCGCCGATGATCAGGTTCAGGCACTCGAACAGGCCTATCGGCGCAGCTTCAAGGAGCGGCTATACGGTTGGTTGATCGAAGATTACCCCCAAACCCTCTCAAGCCTCGGCGAACAGGAGCGAGGCCAATGGTTGGAACAACGCTTGTTCGATGCCGAAGCCTGGGGGTTGGTCAGCGAGCGGAGCATCGCGATCTGGCTCGAGCGCTGCGCCTGCTGGGGCGACGACTTCGCTACGCGCTCCGATAGCCCTTACCAGGCGTGGTTAGCCAGGACACCAGGAGTCCAGAACCTAGCGCCAGAACAGCGTATCCAGGCCCTGGATGAAGACTGCCTTGCCGGCTAA
- a CDS encoding T6SS effector BTH_I2691 family protein: MSATTSDKTLQQAKRNQAFENKPATANGQCPLKAGEIAIHPVRYAIDESPARGSAQGPNPLPNGWSAGHLPKLKTRSYTLRQLRDGWLYVWDETDRTLHEYQVEGHQFTRHKWGSAQLGEDERNNPGDSKPYLLYPKRSRLLIAYSPVQWTWRLCEKMRSNPQEQKRWMRALNLPQYCTQMQAAHAAPIREIGSAVADILAGGEAPTFKSCLVAANKDDSSRPCKQPIDQALILGSVPDQDSALFVALDDPMAIVDDLAMNLQGRWLELAAADKQHANKINSATLIQGICGVKLDPFIPKSVLANPSRKQAFIKDAHNLLDSEAQLLNHSGSDATLTLKSLQVQRAQQQFRTNWGNPPSGPKWRALVEEWQQKKTWREDVRFDEAWSYLQERSDETERLNAHIQRSESDLLAWLKSLSPKAEEVFYDPCHPQQSTDLLDTMANLYEQLGASDTGKQWLCEQYGEPTTLAGLALFNFSAELSALIDKISANFTTYGAIDNQGRQADGSGQAHGGLSDTTSEVSRANEVKSVLDLPSVQASNLYKNLSEPGKRAFETLRNVVGQKAKDSWNLMAFVLLPALSTKFAPKVRIFAFSVTQVLVSTEISTQTRLILDSEFAKKNRQWQIQVAQLEKNIKGLQRTLALPGKGPDKRSARIQLLELEQKRGTLNLQRPNEVIGSVVTETRITKVQTRQVNVWLATLGQSELLDQLQLKAKSATGYAARSRQWINQELGGSLPVLVAGLNVWNFINSLDKARNDGIFSADELRTVGANAAYTANALMALWTVPAWNKWASLKAVVNEKTVQLAQVGVKAWGINTQYRSLARSLALRTAGMAAFGAIAAGVEAWQVSKDIDKATSAGETYALRTKQITLGLMSVVAGVQLVGSALGFWFGFAWVMSNPATIIIALLGVIYLIASMVANQYKREGLRLWLYRSSWGKSPTWTHSDEHHKEELRTLKEICLRPSLAARASTLPYYGRGPRIYTGFWLQLLLPSELAGASVKLQPAMVDSGWFSDSLMQGMADKFYDQFLEGHWAPIEQFGQPPAQRPNGPLPGDTLYPDGTQHRLWQTWIAYQRPPVLELEVRYPEQVLESTNGQGYMFRVDIGTSSSEADLKSDAFSKEPNSDMVLSSQSTRWLSLQVPHTSK, from the coding sequence ATGAGCGCGACGACCTCGGACAAAACCCTGCAACAAGCCAAACGCAATCAGGCCTTTGAAAACAAGCCGGCTACTGCGAATGGTCAGTGCCCGCTGAAAGCGGGTGAAATTGCCATCCACCCTGTTCGCTATGCGATAGACGAGTCACCAGCTCGCGGCAGCGCCCAAGGCCCAAACCCGTTACCCAACGGCTGGAGCGCCGGCCATCTACCGAAGCTCAAGACGCGCAGCTATACCCTGCGCCAACTCCGAGATGGCTGGCTGTACGTGTGGGATGAAACGGATCGCACGCTTCACGAGTACCAGGTTGAGGGCCACCAATTCACTCGCCACAAGTGGGGCAGTGCGCAACTGGGCGAGGATGAACGAAACAACCCTGGTGACAGCAAACCTTACCTGCTGTATCCGAAACGCAGCCGCCTGCTGATCGCTTACTCTCCCGTGCAGTGGACCTGGCGTCTATGCGAAAAAATGCGCAGCAACCCCCAGGAGCAAAAGCGCTGGATGCGCGCATTGAACCTGCCGCAATACTGCACCCAGATGCAGGCAGCACATGCCGCGCCTATCCGCGAAATAGGCAGCGCGGTCGCCGATATCCTGGCAGGAGGAGAAGCTCCGACCTTCAAGAGCTGCCTGGTGGCGGCGAACAAAGACGATTCGTCCCGCCCCTGCAAGCAGCCAATCGACCAGGCCCTCATACTCGGCAGCGTACCCGATCAGGACAGCGCCCTCTTCGTTGCCCTGGACGATCCCATGGCCATCGTCGATGACCTGGCCATGAATCTGCAGGGCCGCTGGCTGGAACTGGCAGCAGCAGACAAACAGCACGCTAACAAGATCAATAGCGCCACGCTCATTCAGGGGATTTGCGGTGTCAAACTGGACCCCTTCATCCCCAAGTCGGTGCTAGCCAACCCGAGCCGCAAACAAGCTTTCATCAAGGATGCTCACAATCTGCTCGATAGCGAAGCGCAGCTACTCAATCACAGCGGCAGTGACGCGACCCTGACACTCAAATCGCTGCAAGTGCAGCGGGCTCAACAGCAATTTCGCACGAATTGGGGCAACCCACCCTCGGGGCCTAAATGGCGCGCACTGGTAGAAGAATGGCAGCAGAAAAAGACCTGGCGCGAGGACGTTCGCTTCGATGAGGCCTGGAGTTATCTGCAAGAGCGCTCCGATGAAACGGAGCGTCTCAATGCCCACATCCAACGCAGCGAAAGCGACCTGCTCGCCTGGCTGAAAAGCCTCAGCCCGAAAGCGGAAGAGGTTTTCTACGACCCCTGCCACCCGCAGCAATCGACCGATCTGCTGGACACCATGGCCAACCTGTACGAGCAATTGGGCGCGAGCGACACGGGCAAGCAATGGCTCTGCGAGCAGTACGGCGAACCCACTACGCTGGCAGGCCTGGCGCTGTTCAATTTCAGCGCCGAGCTTTCCGCGTTGATCGACAAGATCTCCGCCAATTTCACCACCTACGGCGCCATCGACAACCAGGGACGTCAGGCCGACGGCAGCGGCCAAGCCCACGGCGGGCTCTCCGACACCACCAGCGAAGTCAGCCGTGCCAACGAGGTGAAATCGGTACTCGACTTGCCGAGCGTACAAGCCAGCAACCTGTACAAGAACCTTTCCGAACCCGGCAAGCGTGCTTTCGAAACCCTGCGCAACGTAGTGGGGCAAAAAGCCAAGGACAGCTGGAACCTGATGGCCTTTGTTCTGCTGCCTGCGTTGAGCACGAAATTTGCCCCGAAGGTTCGAATCTTTGCCTTCAGCGTCACTCAGGTCTTGGTCTCCACGGAAATCTCCACGCAGACGCGTTTGATTCTGGATTCCGAGTTCGCGAAGAAGAACCGTCAATGGCAGATACAGGTTGCCCAGCTCGAGAAGAACATCAAGGGCCTGCAACGCACTCTTGCTCTACCCGGCAAAGGCCCCGACAAACGCTCGGCCCGCATACAGTTGCTCGAGCTGGAACAAAAGCGTGGGACGCTGAACCTGCAAAGGCCTAACGAGGTAATCGGTAGCGTCGTCACCGAAACCAGGATCACCAAGGTACAAACCCGCCAAGTGAACGTGTGGCTCGCGACACTGGGCCAGTCAGAGCTGCTCGATCAATTGCAGCTCAAAGCAAAGAGCGCGACAGGCTACGCAGCCCGCAGCCGTCAGTGGATCAATCAGGAGCTTGGCGGCAGCTTGCCCGTACTGGTTGCAGGGCTGAATGTCTGGAACTTCATCAATAGCCTGGACAAGGCACGCAATGACGGCATTTTCAGTGCGGATGAGCTGCGCACGGTCGGAGCCAATGCCGCCTACACCGCCAACGCATTGATGGCGCTCTGGACGGTACCAGCGTGGAACAAATGGGCAAGCCTAAAGGCCGTAGTGAACGAAAAGACCGTTCAACTTGCTCAGGTTGGAGTAAAAGCTTGGGGCATTAACACTCAATATAGAAGCCTCGCACGAAGTCTCGCTCTTCGTACTGCAGGCATGGCCGCATTCGGCGCTATCGCTGCGGGGGTGGAGGCCTGGCAGGTTTCCAAAGATATCGATAAGGCCACAAGTGCTGGAGAAACTTACGCACTGCGTACGAAGCAGATCACTCTAGGCCTTATGTCAGTTGTCGCAGGCGTCCAGCTCGTTGGCAGTGCGTTGGGGTTCTGGTTCGGCTTTGCCTGGGTCATGTCCAATCCGGCGACCATCATCATCGCGTTACTTGGCGTGATCTACCTGATCGCCAGCATGGTCGCCAACCAATACAAACGCGAAGGTCTGCGGCTCTGGCTGTATCGCAGCAGTTGGGGCAAATCCCCCACCTGGACGCACAGCGACGAGCATCATAAGGAGGAACTGCGCACCCTGAAGGAAATCTGCCTGCGCCCCAGCCTGGCGGCTCGCGCCTCCACCTTGCCTTACTATGGACGTGGCCCACGCATCTATACCGGTTTCTGGCTACAGCTCCTGCTACCGTCCGAACTGGCGGGAGCAAGCGTAAAACTACAACCGGCCATGGTCGACAGCGGCTGGTTCTCCGACAGCCTGATGCAAGGCATGGCAGACAAGTTCTACGACCAGTTCCTCGAAGGCCACTGGGCGCCCATCGAACAATTTGGTCAGCCGCCCGCACAGCGCCCCAATGGGCCACTGCCTGGTGACACCCTCTACCCCGATGGAACACAGCACCGCCTCTGGCAAACCTGGATTGCTTACCAGCGTCCCCCCGTGCTGGAGCTGGAAGTTCGCTACCCGGAGCAGGTTCTGGAAAGCACCAACGGCCAAGGCTATATGTTTCGCGTGGATATAGGCACCTCGTCCTCCGAGGCGGATCTGAAAAGCGATGCGTTCAGCAAGGAACCCAATAGCGATATGGTTCTCTCTTCACAAAGCACCCGCTGGCTCTCCTTGCAGGTACCACATACGAGTAAATGA
- a CDS encoding DUF7844 domain-containing protein, which translates to MKRRCAWLLVSLLALASNATQAGLRLILDETDLRPTERSASTALLDEAASALPPRLVASLDRQVQVRWLDGLPSATYGRAGPDVLELNRRLLPSLADGSAAHQATARPHGTVRQELLATVIHEIAHLYDRARLWPADQALEQARCRQQAAGLGLVGLRDGCRGQTARRFTLSDDPRLLDLAGWPQQVGRRGAREQTNAQIARSPDRYELSNPREFVAVNLEYFLLDPSYACRRPSLHGYFRKHFGWQPVTAQPCETGYPILNAGRDFGRTPLLRLDPERVYQVDYLFAEANDAWVSRWGHSMLRLVICKPGRVPGPECRLDLDQHLVLSFRAFVDDVQLSSWDGLTGVYPSRLFVLPLDQVIEEYTKVELRGLASVPLKLTRKQIAQLVARSAELHWSYDGDYYFLSNNCAVETLKLLRSGTARSELVALDSILPNGLLELLIHRGLADASVLEDPREALRLGYRFDSYRDRYQAMFAVLRERLALTQQDVEQWLDLPARERSRWIDSADLRAAAAMLLVEQAALRRHLLLAQDELKNRYLSGRGQDASLERADSALKEILASSGYLSRPAELLDGNGYGLPQPSEWTRLERESEERQLRLNELSEELDREVRLLLGDERREELEAIEVNLAQIGERLRRLHKAGGGLELP; encoded by the coding sequence GTGAAACGACGCTGCGCCTGGCTGCTGGTCAGCCTGCTGGCGCTCGCCAGCAACGCTACCCAGGCTGGGCTGCGGCTGATTCTCGACGAAACCGATCTGCGGCCGACCGAACGCAGCGCCAGCACGGCACTGCTGGACGAAGCCGCATCCGCCCTGCCGCCGCGACTGGTCGCCAGCCTCGACCGCCAGGTGCAGGTGCGCTGGCTCGATGGCCTCCCCTCCGCAACTTATGGCCGCGCCGGGCCGGATGTGCTGGAACTCAATCGACGCCTGCTGCCGTCACTCGCCGACGGCAGCGCGGCGCACCAGGCCACCGCCCGTCCGCATGGCACGGTACGCCAGGAATTGCTGGCCACCGTCATTCACGAAATTGCCCACCTCTATGACCGCGCCCGCCTCTGGCCTGCCGACCAGGCGCTGGAGCAGGCCCGCTGTCGCCAGCAGGCCGCAGGCCTCGGCCTGGTCGGGTTGCGGGACGGCTGCCGGGGCCAGACCGCACGCCGCTTTACCCTGAGCGACGACCCTCGCCTGCTCGACCTCGCCGGCTGGCCCCAGCAGGTCGGCCGGCGCGGCGCGCGAGAACAGACCAACGCGCAAATCGCCCGCAGCCCCGACCGCTACGAGCTGAGCAACCCGCGCGAGTTCGTCGCGGTAAATCTCGAATACTTCCTGCTCGACCCCAGCTATGCCTGCCGCCGCCCGTCGCTGCATGGCTATTTCCGCAAGCACTTCGGCTGGCAACCGGTAACAGCCCAGCCCTGCGAGACGGGCTATCCGATCCTCAATGCCGGCCGCGACTTCGGCCGCACGCCGCTACTGCGCCTGGACCCGGAGCGGGTCTATCAAGTCGACTACCTGTTCGCCGAGGCCAACGATGCCTGGGTCAGCCGCTGGGGCCACAGCATGCTGCGCCTGGTGATTTGCAAGCCCGGGCGCGTGCCCGGCCCGGAGTGCCGGCTGGACCTGGATCAGCACCTGGTCCTGTCGTTCCGCGCCTTTGTCGACGATGTGCAGCTGTCGAGCTGGGACGGGCTGACTGGCGTCTATCCATCACGCCTGTTCGTTCTGCCGCTGGATCAAGTCATCGAGGAATACACCAAGGTCGAGCTGCGCGGCCTGGCCTCGGTGCCGCTGAAGCTCACCCGCAAGCAGATCGCCCAGCTCGTCGCGCGTAGCGCCGAACTGCACTGGAGCTATGACGGCGACTACTACTTCCTGTCGAACAATTGCGCGGTGGAAACGCTCAAGCTGCTGCGCAGCGGCACGGCACGTAGCGAGCTGGTCGCACTGGACAGCATCCTGCCCAACGGACTGCTGGAGCTGCTGATCCATCGCGGCCTTGCTGACGCCAGCGTGCTTGAAGATCCTCGCGAAGCCTTGCGCCTGGGTTATCGCTTCGACTCCTACCGCGATCGCTACCAGGCCATGTTCGCCGTGCTGCGCGAGCGCCTGGCGCTAACGCAGCAGGACGTCGAACAATGGCTGGACCTGCCGGCACGCGAACGCAGCCGCTGGATCGACTCAGCCGACCTGCGGGCCGCGGCCGCGATGCTGCTGGTGGAACAGGCCGCCCTGCGCCGCCACCTGCTGCTGGCTCAGGACGAGCTGAAAAATCGCTACCTTAGCGGGCGTGGTCAGGACGCCAGCCTGGAGCGAGCCGACAGCGCCCTGAAGGAAATCCTCGCCAGCAGCGGCTACCTCAGCCGCCCGGCCGAACTGCTCGACGGCAATGGCTACGGCCTGCCCCAGCCCAGCGAATGGACCCGACTGGAACGCGAGAGCGAGGAACGCCAGCTACGGCTGAACGAACTGAGCGAAGAACTCGACCGGGAAGTCCGCCTGCTGCTGGGCGATGAGCGACGCGAGGAACTCGAAGCGATCGAAGTGAACCTGGCCCAGATCGGCGAGCGTCTGCGTAGGTTGCACAAGGCTGGGGGTGGGTTGGAGTTGCCGTAA
- a CDS encoding NAD(P)(+) transhydrogenase (Re/Si-specific) subunit beta, with protein sequence MSMNLITLLYLIASVCFIQALKGLSHPTTSRRGNLFGMIGMAIAVLTTVALIFKLGSELAVTGIGYVIVGLLIGGTAGSIMAKRVEMTKMPELVAFMHSMIGLAAVFIAIAAVVEPQSLGIVEQIGYAIPVGNRLELFLGAAIGAITFSGSVIAFGKLSGKYKFRLFQGAPVVFKGQHMVNLAVGLAIVALGLIFTFTGNLSAFALLVALAFVIGVLIIIPIGGADMPVVVSMLNSYSGWAAAGIGFSLNNSMLIIAGSLVGSSGAILSYIMCKAMNRSFFNVILGGFGADADAGGPAGAQQERNVKSGSADDAAFLLTNADTVIIVPGYGLAVARAQHALMELAEKLTHMGVTVKYAIHPVAGRMPGHMNVLLAEAEVPYEQVFEMEDINSEFGQADVVLVLGANDVVNPAAKTDPKSPIAGMPILEAYKAKTVIVNKRSMASGYAGLDNELFYMDKTMMVFGDAKKVVEDMVKAVD encoded by the coding sequence ATGAGCATGAACCTGATTACCCTGCTCTACCTCATCGCCTCGGTGTGCTTCATCCAGGCGCTGAAGGGCCTGTCCCACCCCACCACGTCACGCCGCGGCAACCTGTTCGGCATGATCGGCATGGCGATTGCCGTGCTCACCACCGTGGCGCTGATCTTCAAGCTCGGCAGCGAGCTGGCGGTCACCGGCATCGGCTACGTGATCGTCGGCCTGCTGATCGGCGGCACCGCCGGTTCGATCATGGCCAAGCGCGTCGAGATGACCAAGATGCCCGAACTGGTCGCCTTCATGCACAGCATGATCGGCCTGGCCGCGGTGTTCATCGCCATCGCCGCGGTGGTCGAGCCGCAGTCGCTGGGCATCGTCGAGCAGATCGGCTACGCGATTCCGGTGGGTAACCGCCTGGAGCTGTTCCTCGGCGCGGCCATCGGTGCCATCACCTTCTCCGGCTCGGTGATCGCCTTCGGCAAGCTGTCGGGCAAGTACAAGTTCCGCCTGTTCCAGGGCGCCCCGGTGGTGTTCAAGGGCCAGCACATGGTCAACCTGGCCGTGGGCCTGGCGATCGTCGCGCTCGGCCTGATCTTCACCTTCACCGGCAACCTCAGTGCCTTCGCCCTGCTGGTGGCGCTGGCCTTCGTCATCGGCGTGCTGATCATCATCCCCATCGGCGGTGCGGACATGCCGGTGGTGGTGTCGATGCTCAACAGCTACTCGGGCTGGGCAGCAGCCGGTATCGGCTTCTCGCTGAACAACTCGATGCTGATCATCGCCGGCTCGCTGGTGGGCTCGAGCGGCGCGATCCTCTCGTACATCATGTGCAAGGCAATGAACCGCTCGTTCTTCAACGTCATCCTCGGCGGCTTCGGTGCCGACGCCGATGCCGGCGGCCCGGCGGGCGCGCAGCAGGAGCGCAACGTGAAGTCCGGCTCGGCCGACGACGCCGCCTTCCTGCTGACCAACGCCGACACCGTGATCATCGTGCCCGGCTACGGCCTGGCGGTGGCCCGCGCGCAGCACGCGCTGATGGAGCTGGCCGAGAAGCTGACGCACATGGGCGTGACCGTGAAGTACGCGATCCACCCGGTCGCCGGGCGCATGCCGGGGCACATGAACGTGCTGCTGGCCGAAGCCGAGGTGCCCTACGAGCAGGTCTTCGAGATGGAGGACATCAACTCCGAATTCGGCCAGGCCGACGTGGTGCTGGTGCTCGGCGCCAACGACGTGGTCAACCCGGCGGCGAAGACCGACCCGAAGTCGCCGATCGCCGGCATGCCGATCCTCGAGGCGTACAAGGCCAAGACGGTCATCGTCAACAAGCGCTCCATGGCCAGCGGCTATGCGGGCCTGGACAACGAGCTGTTCTACATGGACAAGACCATGATGGTCTTCGGCGACGCCAAGAAGGTGGTCGAGGATATGGTCAAGGCCGTGGACTAA
- a CDS encoding LysR family transcriptional regulator has protein sequence MHPAVSFRQLQVFVAVARGGSLAAAADRLNLSQSASSGSLAELERRLEVPLFDRFGKRLQLSEAGRRLLPRAERLLDELEAFVEAAREPDGALHGELTLVASATIGTHLVPSLVGRFTERYPGAEVTTRLRNTGEVIADLLHLEADLGLIEGPCNDPRLSAEVWREDRMLIVCAPQHRLAARGYLSDEDLAGEAWILREPGSGSRAVFEAAARMRTPRLRVRMALNQHEAIKQAVRAGLGLGCLSQLCVAEEIARGELVALASDLPLSRSFSLVWHPQRYRSPLWQAFKVFLGEA, from the coding sequence ATGCATCCCGCCGTCAGCTTTCGTCAATTGCAGGTCTTTGTGGCCGTCGCCCGCGGAGGCAGCCTGGCCGCCGCGGCGGACCGGCTGAACCTGTCGCAATCGGCGAGCAGCGGTTCGCTGGCCGAACTGGAGCGGCGCCTGGAGGTGCCGCTGTTCGATCGTTTCGGCAAGCGCCTGCAGCTCAGTGAGGCTGGGCGCCGGCTGCTGCCGCGTGCCGAGCGGTTGTTGGACGAGCTGGAGGCCTTCGTCGAAGCGGCACGCGAGCCCGATGGCGCACTGCACGGCGAGCTGACGCTGGTGGCCAGTGCGACCATCGGCACGCACCTGGTGCCCTCGCTGGTCGGGCGCTTCACCGAGCGCTATCCCGGTGCGGAGGTGACCACGCGGCTGCGCAACACGGGGGAAGTCATTGCCGACCTGCTGCATCTGGAGGCTGATCTCGGCCTGATCGAAGGTCCGTGCAACGACCCTCGGCTGAGTGCAGAGGTTTGGCGCGAGGATCGCATGCTGATCGTCTGCGCCCCGCAACATCGGTTGGCTGCGCGCGGCTACCTGAGCGACGAGGACCTTGCCGGCGAAGCCTGGATCCTGCGTGAACCGGGCTCCGGCTCGCGGGCGGTATTCGAGGCGGCTGCCCGGATGCGCACGCCACGGTTGCGGGTACGCATGGCGTTGAACCAGCATGAGGCGATCAAGCAGGCGGTGCGTGCGGGGCTCGGCCTGGGCTGCCTGTCGCAACTGTGCGTTGCCGAAGAGATCGCGCGCGGCGAACTGGTGGCATTGGCCAGCGACCTGCCGCTGAGTCGCAGCTTCTCGCTGGTCTGGCATCCGCAGCGCTACCGCAGCCCGCTGTGGCAGGCCTTCAAGGTATTTCTCGGCGAAGCCTGA
- a CDS encoding DUF2388 domain-containing protein: MPRHLPLLLATTLLTAGTASAASFTGTTDMVVGGVTNTVDATSDMTSSLRDDKLVVEAREDAARFVASQGEQRGARLEAALVHIRSQAPALTGSDLELAEAILAR, translated from the coding sequence ATGCCACGCCACCTGCCCCTACTGCTTGCCACTACCCTGCTGACCGCCGGTACCGCCTCGGCGGCCAGTTTCACCGGCACCACCGACATGGTGGTCGGCGGCGTGACCAACACCGTGGACGCGACTTCCGACATGACGTCCTCGCTACGTGACGACAAGCTGGTGGTCGAGGCGCGCGAGGACGCAGCACGCTTCGTCGCCAGCCAGGGCGAGCAACGCGGCGCCCGGCTGGAGGCGGCCCTCGTGCATATCCGCAGCCAGGCGCCGGCGCTCACCGGCAGCGATCTGGAACTGGCCGAGGCAATCCTCGCCCGTTGA
- a CDS encoding YeiH family protein, translated as MWQGLILCAALTGAGYILTQLPGVHDLGISPLVCALLLGFVAGNLPGGTALATRARAGLQFSTRWLLRGGIVLFGLSLTWQQITALGPRILLLDALVVAAVMLIGYQVGTRLLGLDRETALLTCAGSAICGAAAVLATEATIRARPASTAMAVATVVLFGSLAMLVYPLLYPLTGLDEGLFGIYIGATVHEVAQVVAAGDAVGPAALDAAVIVKLVRVMLLVPFLLIVGRWWAARDTGGEPGRLTIPWFALGFLGMVLFNSLVQLPPQLHSALIVIGQLGMTMAMAALGYETRLERLAALGLRPFLLALGLFLLLTGGGLLSVRGLLGG; from the coding sequence ATGTGGCAAGGCCTCATCCTCTGCGCGGCGCTGACCGGCGCCGGTTACATCCTGACCCAGCTGCCCGGCGTCCACGACCTGGGCATCAGCCCGCTGGTCTGCGCCCTGTTGCTCGGTTTCGTCGCCGGCAACCTGCCCGGCGGCACCGCCCTGGCCACCCGTGCACGTGCGGGCCTGCAATTCTCCACGCGCTGGCTGCTGCGCGGCGGCATCGTGCTGTTCGGCCTGTCGCTGACCTGGCAGCAGATCACCGCCCTGGGCCCGCGCATCCTGCTGCTCGATGCGCTGGTAGTCGCAGCGGTAATGCTGATCGGTTACCAGGTCGGCACCCGCCTGCTCGGGCTCGATCGCGAAACGGCACTGCTAACCTGTGCCGGCAGCGCGATCTGCGGCGCGGCCGCCGTGCTCGCCACCGAGGCGACCATTCGCGCACGGCCCGCTTCGACCGCCATGGCAGTGGCCACGGTGGTGCTGTTCGGCAGCCTGGCGATGCTGGTCTATCCCCTGCTCTACCCGTTGACCGGGCTCGACGAGGGGCTGTTCGGCATCTATATCGGCGCCACCGTGCACGAGGTGGCGCAGGTCGTCGCAGCTGGCGATGCGGTCGGCCCGGCCGCGCTCGATGCTGCGGTGATCGTCAAGCTCGTCCGGGTGATGCTGCTGGTACCGTTCCTGCTGATCGTAGGCCGCTGGTGGGCTGCGCGAGACACGGGCGGCGAGCCGGGCCGGCTGACGATTCCCTGGTTCGCCCTGGGCTTTCTCGGCATGGTGCTGTTCAACAGCCTCGTCCAGCTGCCTCCCCAGCTGCACAGCGCGCTTATCGTCATCGGCCAGCTGGGTATGACCATGGCCATGGCCGCACTTGGCTATGAAACCCGCCTTGAACGGCTGGCTGCGTTGGGGTTGCGGCCATTTCTCCTCGCCCTCGGCCTGTTCCTGCTGCTGACCGGGGGCGGGCTGCTGTCGGTCCGCGGCCTGCTAGGCGGCTGA
- a CDS encoding DUF1127 domain-containing protein, whose translation MERAIIRLQTLARPATGLRARLHLLPLLRLWRQRLRTRRQLAQLDDRQLADIGISRSERSAELDKPFWR comes from the coding sequence ATGGAGCGCGCCATCATCCGCCTGCAGACGCTTGCTCGCCCCGCCACTGGCTTGCGCGCCCGCCTGCACCTGCTGCCGCTGTTGCGCCTCTGGCGGCAGCGCCTGCGTACCCGGCGCCAACTCGCGCAGCTGGACGATCGTCAGCTCGCCGATATCGGCATCAGTCGCAGCGAGCGCAGTGCCGAGCTGGACAAGCCGTTCTGGCGCTAG
- a CDS encoding DUF2388 domain-containing protein, with product MRSLYLPVALACLLAGPAQALETTTGALVKTSYVSSRLTSAPFDRKLILAAREDAASFVASNGQRLGVRLQAAIRELRHAHPELDASDLELAQAILVQ from the coding sequence ATGCGATCGCTTTACCTGCCCGTTGCCTTGGCCTGCCTGCTGGCCGGCCCGGCCCAGGCGCTGGAAACCACCACCGGCGCCCTGGTCAAGACCAGCTATGTCAGCAGCCGCCTGACCAGCGCCCCGTTCGACCGAAAGCTCATACTCGCCGCCCGCGAAGACGCCGCCAGCTTCGTTGCCAGCAACGGCCAACGACTCGGTGTACGCCTGCAGGCCGCCATCCGCGAGCTACGCCACGCCCATCCTGAGCTGGACGCCAGCGATCTGGAACTGGCCCAGGCCATACTCGTCCAATGA
- a CDS encoding DUF2388 domain-containing protein, whose product MNRLLIAAPLAIALLAGAAQAQTLVATSNIVVKALDRSIDFTSDTTTSIRDMKVVSEARDDAASFVASAGAVRGAQLEAAFGSLRERFAEAREASDLQLAEAILAL is encoded by the coding sequence ATGAACCGACTCCTGATAGCCGCCCCGCTGGCCATTGCCCTTCTCGCTGGTGCCGCCCAGGCCCAGACCCTGGTGGCCACCAGCAACATCGTGGTGAAAGCGCTGGACCGCAGCATCGACTTCACCTCCGATACCACGACCTCGATTCGCGACATGAAGGTGGTCAGCGAAGCCCGTGACGACGCCGCAAGCTTTGTCGCCAGCGCCGGCGCGGTTCGTGGCGCCCAGCTGGAGGCGGCCTTCGGTAGCCTGCGCGAGCGCTTCGCCGAAGCGCGTGAGGCCAGCGACCTGCAGCTGGCCGAAGCCATTCTCGCCCTGTGA